The following is a genomic window from Terriglobales bacterium.
CTGCTTTACCCCGGCAACCATCTCCTGCACGCTGCGAATGGCACGCGCCCGCTCGTCGGAGATGGAGATGTCAAATGCGCTTTCCAGTTCGAACAGGATATTCACGCTGTCCAGTGAATCCAGCCCCAGTTGCTCGAAGGAGCTGTCCAGGTGCACCTGCTCCGGGGGAATGCGCT
Proteins encoded in this region:
- a CDS encoding phosphopantetheine-binding protein: MATEPQSQPLTVSADEATDAVTEKILRIIATQKRIPPEQVHLDSSFEQLGLDSLDSVNILFELESAFDISISDERARAIRSVQEMVAGVKQLIAQKAGSQ